A window of Solanum stenotomum isolate F172 chromosome 3, ASM1918654v1, whole genome shotgun sequence contains these coding sequences:
- the LOC125859255 gene encoding uncharacterized mitochondrial protein AtMg00810-like, with product MTTVRTIIAIAASQNWPLHQMDVKNAFLHVQQVSQFMQASHHLHLVAVRRIIRYLLATSTHGLFFPSGSKIQLNAFSDFAWAGCPDTRRSVTGWCMFLGDFLISWKSKKQDRVSKSSTESEY from the exons ATGACTACTGTGAGAACTATTATTGCCATTGCTGCATCACAAAATTGGCCtcttcatcaaatggatgtcaaaaatGCTTTTCTTCATG TTCAACAAGTGAGTCAATTTATGCAGGCATCACACCATCTACATTTGGTGGCTGTCCGTCGCATCATTCGATATCTCTTGGCAACATCTACTCATGGATTATTCTTTCCTAGTGGTTCTAAGattcaacttaatgcatttagTGATTTTGCTTGGGCTGGATGTCCTGATACTCGTCGCTCCGTCACGGGTTGGTGCATGTTTCTTGGAGATTTCTTGATATCTTGGAAAAGCAAGAAGCAAGACCGTGTATCAAAATCTTCCACCGAATCTGAATATTGA